A region of Moorena producens PAL-8-15-08-1 DNA encodes the following proteins:
- a CDS encoding IS200/IS605 family accessory protein TnpB-related protein, whose amino-acid sequence MKTPTQIIRTDKWRLNATSEQRLLFTETVKVYRRACRYLVGIIYTHWSKFGNLTADQLTPAVEKLMHQTAKRPSVKYPQFNKAFYKFPSYYRRSALAFAAGQVSSFVTRYREWQAGTRKLPNASPPKLNADTGCYPALYKGQCYKLHRFNQVEIKVFNGSDWVWTTVQITGLRERHQVATNKMLSPSLIFNERACHLSVPFSCKPEKRKPEANVTAVDLGINTTATISVVTHSGTVIHRDFIHPGRDIDRRDKRLKSVSMRASKTMGKGGRLHKGFCSKTYQKCQRINNQISHVVSRRIVEIAEKFNSEAIVFENLKAWKPKGGRKRSNLRQRFHGWLKAKIRDFTLEKWAELGGKVIEVVAAYTSKLAYDGSGIVKRDSGNYALATFSSGKQFNADLNGAYNIGARGVLKLVRRNDNEGRFSKSSGRPPRSWACLCDLWAAASPRLA is encoded by the coding sequence GTGAAAACACCAACTCAGATCATTCGCACCGACAAATGGAGGCTTAACGCAACTAGTGAGCAGCGTCTGCTGTTCACTGAGACGGTTAAAGTCTATCGTCGTGCTTGCAGATACTTGGTTGGTATTATTTACACTCACTGGAGTAAATTCGGGAACTTAACGGCGGATCAGCTGACTCCTGCTGTCGAGAAACTAATGCATCAGACAGCTAAGCGTCCCAGTGTCAAGTATCCTCAGTTCAACAAAGCTTTTTATAAATTTCCCAGCTATTACCGTCGTTCTGCGCTCGCATTTGCGGCGGGTCAAGTTAGTAGTTTTGTGACCCGTTACCGAGAATGGCAAGCAGGCACTAGGAAACTACCTAATGCCAGTCCTCCGAAACTGAATGCTGACACTGGCTGTTACCCAGCTTTATATAAAGGCCAATGCTATAAACTACACCGATTCAATCAAGTCGAAATCAAAGTCTTTAACGGCTCTGACTGGGTCTGGACTACCGTTCAAATTACCGGATTAAGAGAGCGTCATCAGGTGGCAACCAATAAGATGTTGTCACCATCTTTGATATTTAATGAAAGAGCTTGCCATCTGTCAGTTCCGTTTAGTTGCAAGCCAGAAAAACGGAAACCAGAGGCTAATGTAACAGCGGTAGATCTCGGAATTAATACTACTGCAACGATATCGGTTGTAACCCACAGTGGCACTGTAATCCACCGAGATTTCATCCATCCGGGGAGAGACATAGACCGCAGGGACAAGCGACTGAAGTCTGTATCTATGCGTGCATCTAAAACCATGGGGAAGGGTGGCAGACTTCACAAGGGTTTTTGTTCTAAGACCTACCAAAAATGCCAAAGAATCAACAACCAAATCAGTCATGTAGTCTCTAGGCGAATTGTTGAGATTGCTGAAAAGTTTAACTCCGAAGCGATTGTGTTTGAGAACCTTAAGGCATGGAAGCCAAAAGGGGGACGAAAACGGTCTAACCTTCGGCAAAGATTTCACGGATGGCTCAAGGCAAAAATTCGCGATTTTACGCTTGAGAAATGGGCTGAGTTAGGAGGCAAAGTAATAGAGGTTGTTGCAGCATATACCTCAAAGCTTGCCTATGATGGTTCAGGCATTGTTAAACGTGACTCAGGAAATTATGCCCTAGCAACTTTCTCCTCAGGTAAGCAATTCAATGCCGACTTAAACGGTGCTTACAATATCGGCGCTAGAGGTGTGCTTAAACTCGTTCGCAGAAATGACAACGAGGGTCGTTTCAGCAAAAGCTCTGGACGACCGCCTAGAAGCTGGGCTTGTCTGTGTGATTTGTGGGCTGCGGCTAGCCCTAGATTAGCATAG
- a CDS encoding WD40 repeat domain-containing serine/threonine-protein kinase — protein MSYCLNPKCQNRQNPNQARFCAYCGHRLRLGGRFRALRLISIGGMGRTFLGVDEADDSKTKCIIKQLSLQNQDTNNAQKAAESFRQEATRLQVLGQHPQIPELLAYFEADHQLGIPGEPALVHKYIEGESLATELETEGTFRENQVRQVLIELLPVLRFIHSHQVIHRDINPHNIIRRPPPESSLSKLPTRKTRKRFYSWGGRGSELFLVDFSAAKLTTKTVLARTGTMIGSAAYTASEQLMGKAIATSDLYSLGVTCIHLLTNVHPFDMFNSLEGKWVWVDYLRQPVSAPLIRILNKMVENLPDQRYQSAIQVLAALGLPEDFAAIPVTSLSTTVPPKFETPTWKCVQTFSEESSGINSIAFNPKGETLVSGSTDKTITIFNWQAKTVVAKLSGHLNVIEAVGFSPDGEIIASSSGDNTIKLWHGYTGNLIHTLCGHSAWVKCLAISHNGQLLASGSADQTIKLWMLKKASLQTTLFGHLGTVNTVAISKDGQLLASGSADKTIKLWNLVTGKLSATITGHSASVESLTFSPSGKILISGSADKTIKIWLLKSDRYLQIPKKPLLTLTGHGHAVKSIAISPQGNTLISGSADKTVKIWHPGSGELLYTLTDHLGAVTTVAISHDGATIASSSQDNTIKIWKFE, from the coding sequence ATGAGCTACTGTCTTAATCCTAAATGCCAGAATCGCCAAAATCCCAATCAGGCCAGGTTTTGTGCCTATTGTGGCCATAGATTACGATTAGGCGGACGCTTCCGTGCTCTGAGGCTAATTAGTATTGGTGGTATGGGGCGCACCTTTCTGGGGGTGGATGAGGCAGATGATAGCAAGACTAAGTGTATCATCAAACAGTTATCCTTACAAAATCAAGATACCAACAATGCTCAGAAAGCGGCTGAGTCTTTCCGCCAAGAAGCGACTAGGCTGCAAGTTCTGGGACAACATCCTCAGATTCCTGAACTTCTGGCCTATTTTGAGGCGGATCATCAATTAGGTATCCCAGGAGAACCTGCTCTAGTTCACAAGTATATCGAGGGTGAAAGCTTAGCCACAGAACTGGAAACAGAAGGGACGTTTAGGGAAAACCAGGTTCGGCAAGTCCTGATTGAATTGCTGCCAGTGCTGCGCTTTATCCATAGTCATCAGGTAATTCATCGGGATATCAATCCGCACAATATCATTCGTCGGCCTCCTCCTGAGTCCTCTTTGTCCAAGTTACCAACACGAAAAACCAGGAAGAGGTTTTATTCTTGGGGGGGAAGGGGGAGCGAACTGTTTCTGGTGGATTTCAGTGCTGCTAAGCTGACTACAAAAACTGTGCTAGCACGAACGGGAACTATGATTGGCTCTGCGGCTTACACGGCTTCGGAACAGTTGATGGGAAAAGCGATCGCAACCAGCGATTTGTACAGTTTAGGGGTTACCTGTATTCATCTGCTTACCAATGTTCACCCCTTTGATATGTTTAATAGTCTGGAAGGGAAGTGGGTTTGGGTCGATTACCTCAGGCAACCTGTCAGTGCTCCGCTTATTCGCATCCTCAACAAAATGGTAGAGAATTTACCAGACCAACGCTATCAATCAGCCATTCAAGTCCTAGCAGCACTGGGTTTACCAGAGGATTTCGCTGCTATACCAGTAACGTCTTTATCTACAACAGTTCCCCCTAAGTTTGAGACTCCTACTTGGAAATGTGTACAGACTTTTTCCGAAGAGTCGAGTGGAATTAATTCTATCGCGTTTAACCCGAAGGGAGAAACTTTAGTTAGTGGTAGTACAGACAAAACTATCACCATTTTTAACTGGCAAGCTAAAACAGTTGTCGCCAAACTTTCAGGACATTTAAATGTGATTGAGGCGGTTGGGTTTAGTCCAGATGGAGAAATTATCGCTAGTAGCAGTGGGGATAATACCATTAAACTATGGCATGGGTATACGGGAAATTTAATCCATACCCTTTGTGGACATTCTGCTTGGGTAAAGTGTCTGGCAATTAGTCACAATGGGCAATTACTAGCTAGCGGTAGTGCGGATCAGACTATTAAGCTTTGGATGCTGAAGAAGGCATCATTACAGACAACTTTGTTTGGCCATTTAGGAACCGTTAATACAGTAGCTATTAGTAAAGATGGACAACTGCTAGCTAGTGGTAGTGCTGACAAAACCATTAAGCTTTGGAATTTAGTAACTGGTAAGCTCAGCGCAACGATTACTGGACATTCGGCATCGGTAGAGTCACTCACCTTTAGCCCTAGTGGTAAAATCTTAATTAGTGGCAGTGCTGATAAAACCATTAAGATTTGGTTGCTCAAGAGTGATCGGTATTTACAAATACCAAAGAAACCGTTGCTTACTCTCACAGGACATGGCCATGCTGTTAAATCTATTGCCATTAGCCCTCAAGGTAATACGTTGATTAGTGGTAGTGCCGATAAGACTGTCAAAATCTGGCATCCTGGTAGTGGTGAATTGCTTTATACTCTTACGGATCATTTAGGCGCTGTTACTACGGTTGCTATTAGCCATGATGGTGCTACCATTGCTAGTAGTTCTCAAGATAATACGATTAAGATTTGGAAATTTGAGTGA
- a CDS encoding PEP-CTERM sorting domain-containing protein, giving the protein MTIKTLTKVATAIVGASLSLRVVGINSVEAATVKYNFTVNLEKSFFLTGSPELDIAPNPDYYNGEFTFDDSSLTKVGAESLGVDDGLLVTLFSDPRINEEDDERFPDFPTVNLLKGELLGLDYDVVYHPFTAVGEFPGDFFRFSNGDFTDGFDPTFYTPEDEPRQPILGSGTVTYTLVPEPTTLMGMFGLGGWLFASTLKRRKQS; this is encoded by the coding sequence ATGACAATCAAGACTTTAACTAAAGTAGCAACAGCGATCGTTGGCGCTAGCTTAAGCCTAAGGGTAGTGGGAATCAACTCCGTTGAAGCAGCAACTGTCAAATATAATTTCACAGTGAATCTGGAAAAGAGCTTTTTTCTGACTGGCTCTCCTGAACTCGATATTGCCCCCAATCCTGATTATTACAACGGTGAGTTTACCTTTGACGATTCAAGTTTGACTAAGGTGGGAGCTGAGAGTTTAGGAGTTGACGATGGTTTGTTAGTTACCCTATTTAGTGATCCTCGAATTAATGAAGAGGACGACGAGCGTTTCCCAGACTTCCCAACTGTCAATTTGCTAAAGGGAGAATTACTGGGGTTAGATTACGATGTAGTTTATCATCCTTTTACCGCCGTTGGTGAATTCCCTGGAGATTTTTTCCGCTTTTCTAATGGTGATTTCACTGACGGTTTCGATCCTACCTTCTATACTCCAGAAGACGAGCCGCGCCAGCCTATTCTCGGAAGTGGAACTGTCACCTATACACTTGTTCCTGAACCAACAACATTGATGGGAATGTTCGGTCTAGGAGGGTGGCTTTTTGCCTCAACCTTAAAACGTCGCAAACAATCATAA
- the glmU gene encoding bifunctional UDP-N-acetylglucosamine diphosphorylase/glucosamine-1-phosphate N-acetyltransferase GlmU, whose product MVAVAILAAGRGTRMKSDLPKVCHRLGSQTLVERVLNSCVSINPSRVMVICGYQSERVKESLSAYTNVEFVEQKEQLGTGHAVQQLLPHLADDTGDLLVLNGDVPLLRPDTIKQLLESHQAHNNGATILTAHLPNPTGYGRVFCDSNNQLQQIVEHRDCTDAQKQNHRINAGVYCFNWSQLALVLPKLSADNDQNEYYLTDTVTMVNPVMAVDVEDYHEILGINDRKQLAMAEQILQERIKDGWMKAGVTLINPNSITIDETVQLQPDVIIEPQTHLRGKTVIGTGSRIGPGSLIENSQLGDKVTVLYSVVSDSVVQDGTRIGPYSHLRGNAQVGESCRIGNFVELKNTQIGDRTNASHLSYLGDATLGSRVNIGAGTITANYDGVKKHKTQIGDRTKTGSNSVLVAPLTLGEDVTVAAGSVVTKDVPNDSLVIARSRNQVVKPGWRLKTTEDSNS is encoded by the coding sequence ATGGTTGCAGTAGCAATTCTAGCGGCAGGACGCGGAACTCGCATGAAATCTGACCTGCCCAAAGTCTGTCACCGTTTGGGTTCACAAACTCTAGTGGAGCGAGTGCTCAACAGTTGTGTTTCTATTAACCCCTCGCGAGTGATGGTGATTTGTGGCTATCAGAGTGAACGGGTAAAAGAAAGTCTGAGCGCCTACACCAATGTAGAATTCGTTGAACAGAAAGAGCAATTGGGTACTGGTCATGCCGTCCAGCAACTGTTGCCCCACTTGGCAGACGATACCGGAGACTTACTGGTCTTAAATGGTGATGTTCCCTTGTTGCGTCCCGACACCATTAAACAACTATTAGAAAGCCATCAAGCCCATAACAATGGCGCTACGATCCTAACTGCCCATTTGCCCAATCCCACGGGCTATGGACGGGTTTTCTGTGATAGTAACAATCAGCTGCAACAGATTGTGGAACACCGGGATTGTACTGATGCTCAAAAGCAAAATCACCGCATCAATGCTGGTGTCTATTGCTTCAACTGGTCTCAATTGGCTTTGGTCTTACCAAAACTCTCTGCGGATAATGACCAAAATGAGTATTACCTAACGGATACGGTTACCATGGTTAATCCAGTCATGGCAGTGGATGTGGAAGATTACCACGAAATTCTCGGGATTAATGACCGTAAACAGCTGGCCATGGCTGAGCAGATTTTGCAAGAGCGGATTAAGGATGGCTGGATGAAGGCAGGGGTGACATTAATTAACCCAAACAGTATCACCATTGATGAGACTGTCCAATTGCAACCTGATGTCATCATTGAGCCCCAAACTCATTTGCGGGGTAAGACGGTGATTGGTACTGGTAGCAGGATTGGCCCAGGGAGTCTGATTGAAAATAGCCAGTTGGGTGACAAGGTGACCGTGCTATATTCAGTGGTCAGTGATTCTGTGGTTCAAGATGGCACCCGTATTGGTCCGTATTCCCATCTTCGGGGTAATGCCCAAGTAGGAGAATCCTGCCGTATCGGAAATTTTGTGGAACTGAAAAATACTCAGATAGGCGATCGCACTAATGCCTCTCATCTATCTTATTTGGGAGATGCTACCCTAGGGTCCCGAGTGAATATTGGCGCAGGTACCATTACTGCCAATTACGATGGTGTTAAAAAGCATAAAACCCAGATAGGCGATCGCACTAAGACTGGCTCGAATAGTGTGCTGGTGGCACCACTAACCTTAGGAGAGGATGTCACTGTGGCAGCTGGTTCTGTGGTTACCAAGGATGTCCCAAACGATAGCTTGGTGATTGCTCGTAGTAGAAATCAGGTCGTTAAACCCGGTTGGCGATTAAAGACCACAGAAGATTCCAACAGCTAA
- a CDS encoding UPF0175 family protein, whose translation MEITIQLPDEIASQLQVGDLSRRILELIVADHYRQGQLGAAQVRRILNFSSRWETYQFLKEEKAYLPYTEADLDEDSKTLDNLFANPG comes from the coding sequence ATGGAAATTACGATCCAACTCCCCGATGAAATCGCTAGTCAACTCCAAGTAGGTGACCTCTCCCGCAGAATCCTTGAACTGATTGTGGCTGATCACTATCGTCAAGGTCAGCTTGGCGCTGCCCAAGTCCGCAGAATCCTTAACTTCTCTTCTCGCTGGGAAACCTACCAATTCCTCAAGGAGGAAAAAGCTTACCTTCCCTACACCGAAGCTGACCTTGACGAAGATAGCAAAACCCTTGACAATCTATTTGCCAACCCTGGATGA
- the tnpA gene encoding IS200/IS605 family transposase — translation MSTAFRSFAHTVSLIKIHIVFVTKYRHPVITGDIEEDILDLAKSICEKNNCILEDAKADLGTNDHIHLLIDLAPKVSISKLCNTLKTVTSREIRKRYAKELAPYYWKPVFWKRGFSAVSCGGAPLSVLKQYIENQGYDD, via the coding sequence ATGTCAACCGCCTTTCGCTCTTTCGCTCACACTGTTTCGTTAATCAAGATTCACATAGTGTTTGTCACTAAGTACCGCCATCCAGTAATTACTGGGGACATAGAAGAGGACATCTTAGACTTGGCAAAAAGCATCTGCGAGAAAAATAACTGCATCCTTGAGGATGCCAAGGCGGACTTGGGGACAAATGATCATATCCATCTCCTAATTGATTTAGCCCCTAAGGTATCAATTTCCAAGCTTTGCAACACCCTTAAGACAGTGACCAGTAGAGAGATTAGAAAAAGATACGCAAAAGAATTGGCTCCCTATTACTGGAAGCCAGTCTTCTGGAAAAGGGGATTTAGTGCTGTTTCTTGTGGAGGAGCCCCCCTTTCGGTTCTAAAGCAATATATAGAAAACCAAGGTTACGACGATTGA
- a CDS encoding PEP-CTERM sorting domain-containing protein: MSSYLKTAVITLSTALSIVIPTVAEAITFGFDWTGQIAGFSVTGLFSYDETQIYTDGIVRTNDLDSLIVSFFDPQGNFLRTYSDNHLDAGVNFNFDTQTKQILQSGTYFDPDGINIGDGSRTDGLTFWSKPPQSSTPHVHLDDWLDEFGFPIGFSGHEDVAFPTRTIQELIDTGRVGNSYIDQLTDLETKGQFAKVFTVPEPTTLIGVLGLGGWLFSSSLQRRKQ, translated from the coding sequence ATGTCTTCCTATTTAAAGACAGCCGTTATCACCCTAAGTACAGCATTAAGCATCGTTATCCCTACCGTAGCTGAGGCAATTACCTTTGGATTTGATTGGACAGGTCAAATTGCTGGCTTTAGCGTTACCGGTTTATTTAGCTATGACGAAACGCAAATTTACACCGATGGAATCGTCAGAACCAATGACTTAGATTCTCTGATTGTATCATTTTTTGATCCTCAAGGCAATTTTTTGAGAACCTATAGCGATAATCATTTAGATGCAGGGGTTAACTTCAATTTTGATACTCAAACAAAGCAAATACTCCAATCGGGGACTTACTTTGACCCAGATGGAATCAACATTGGAGATGGCTCCAGAACCGATGGTTTAACCTTCTGGTCAAAACCACCCCAAAGTAGTACCCCTCACGTCCATCTAGATGATTGGTTGGATGAGTTTGGTTTTCCTATCGGTTTTAGTGGTCATGAAGATGTTGCGTTTCCGACTCGAACCATCCAGGAACTGATTGACACGGGCAGGGTTGGTAACTCCTATATTGATCAACTAACTGACTTAGAAACAAAAGGACAATTTGCCAAAGTTTTCACGGTTCCTGAACCAACAACATTGATAGGAGTTTTGGGTCTGGGAGGGTGGCTTTTTTCCTCAAGTTTACAGCGTCGGAAACAATAG
- a CDS encoding tRNA (5-methylaminomethyl-2-thiouridine)(34)-methyltransferase MnmD, with translation MPDHKVFTPEITADGSFTFFCSEIGESYHSRQGAIEEAQVKFVKPCQLAQKAKQPVLRLLDICYGLGYNTAAALAEIWKHNPHCHVQLVALELDSTVPKAAIAQGWLNLFPNPIPQLLEALATTGLVETAQFQAQLYLGDARKTIQQVQQANFQADAIFLDPFSPPNCPQLWTLEFIQHLAQCCSYSGIIATYSCAAAVRIALITAGFTIGSTIEVGNRQPGTIASFTETDLPSLSIREQEHLQTRAAVPYRDPNLSDSASDILHRRRLEQKNSLLEPTSHWKKRWLREQRE, from the coding sequence ATGCCCGATCACAAGGTATTCACACCGGAAATCACTGCTGATGGCTCATTCACCTTCTTTTGTTCAGAAATTGGTGAATCCTATCACAGCCGACAAGGTGCCATAGAAGAAGCCCAGGTGAAGTTTGTTAAACCTTGCCAACTAGCCCAAAAAGCCAAACAGCCAGTGCTACGGTTGTTGGATATCTGTTATGGTCTAGGTTACAACACAGCTGCTGCCCTAGCGGAAATTTGGAAACACAATCCCCACTGCCATGTCCAACTGGTTGCCCTAGAGTTAGACTCTACCGTACCAAAAGCTGCGATCGCTCAGGGTTGGCTGAATCTCTTTCCCAATCCTATCCCCCAACTATTAGAGGCTCTGGCAACTACTGGACTGGTTGAAACCGCGCAATTCCAAGCTCAACTCTATCTCGGTGATGCCAGAAAAACTATCCAACAGGTGCAACAAGCTAACTTCCAAGCCGATGCTATCTTTCTTGACCCCTTTTCCCCACCCAACTGTCCTCAATTATGGACTCTAGAATTTATTCAACACTTAGCCCAATGTTGCTCATACTCTGGTATAATTGCCACCTACTCTTGTGCCGCAGCAGTTAGAATTGCTCTGATCACAGCTGGGTTTACGATTGGTTCCACCATTGAAGTCGGAAATCGGCAACCCGGTACTATAGCTAGCTTTACTGAAACTGATTTACCTAGCTTATCAATCCGAGAGCAAGAACATTTGCAAACTCGTGCCGCTGTACCTTACCGAGACCCTAATTTATCTGACTCAGCCTCAGACATTTTACACCGACGCCGCCTAGAGCAGAAAAACTCGTTACTTGAACCAACCTCCCATTGGAAAAAGCGTTGGTTGAGAGAGCAAAGGGAATAG
- a CDS encoding tocopherol cyclase family protein: MTHPFQTPHSGYHWDGKSGRFFEGWYYRVTLPSCGQTFAFMYSIEDPIGGQPYSGGSAQILGPDDQYLCRTFPHPEQFWGSSESLGLGHWGKTKLQITPQYLDPDKFEYQIKEGYQATATLNQGLIRDPASGNYCDWRYEIKPIYGWGDLGKPQQSTAGWLSFLQIFEPGWQILMAHGLATGWIDWNGKLYDFTNVPAYGEKNWGRAFPKKWFWLNCNSFTDQPDLALTAGGGRREVVGLAEAAALIGIHYEGKFYEFVPWNSEVTWQIQPWGNWQMQGRNGEYEVELTGTTDYPGTLLRAPTEKGLDFICRDTMQGNLKLELKQRRGDNVEPILIAESKLCGLEVGGEPWQKPWNSSAKLPWVL, from the coding sequence ATGACACATCCTTTTCAAACACCCCACAGCGGATATCACTGGGACGGTAAAAGCGGACGCTTTTTTGAAGGTTGGTACTATCGGGTGACGTTACCCAGTTGTGGTCAGACGTTTGCGTTTATGTATTCCATTGAAGACCCCATTGGTGGTCAACCCTATAGTGGTGGTTCAGCCCAAATTCTAGGCCCTGATGATCAGTATCTGTGTCGTACCTTTCCCCATCCGGAACAGTTTTGGGGGTCATCGGAATCCTTAGGTCTAGGACATTGGGGTAAAACTAAATTACAAATAACTCCTCAATACCTTGACCCCGATAAATTTGAGTATCAAATCAAGGAAGGATATCAGGCTACAGCTACCTTGAATCAAGGGTTGATTCGGGATCCAGCCAGTGGAAACTATTGTGATTGGCGCTATGAAATTAAACCCATTTATGGCTGGGGAGATCTGGGAAAACCCCAGCAATCAACCGCTGGCTGGCTTTCGTTTTTACAGATATTTGAACCAGGATGGCAAATCTTGATGGCCCACGGTTTAGCAACGGGCTGGATTGATTGGAATGGTAAGCTCTATGATTTTACCAATGTCCCCGCCTATGGGGAAAAAAATTGGGGTCGTGCTTTTCCTAAGAAGTGGTTTTGGCTTAATTGTAATAGTTTTACCGATCAACCAGACCTGGCTCTGACTGCTGGTGGTGGTAGACGGGAAGTAGTGGGGTTGGCAGAAGCAGCTGCTTTGATTGGCATTCACTACGAAGGTAAATTTTATGAATTCGTCCCTTGGAATTCAGAAGTAACCTGGCAGATCCAGCCTTGGGGAAATTGGCAGATGCAAGGGCGCAATGGTGAGTATGAAGTAGAGTTAACTGGCACAACTGACTATCCTGGTACACTTCTACGAGCTCCCACGGAAAAGGGGTTAGATTTCATTTGCCGAGATACTATGCAAGGTAACCTGAAGTTGGAACTTAAACAACGACGTGGGGATAACGTTGAACCGATTTTGATAGCTGAAAGTAAGTTATGTGGATTAGAAGTTGGTGGTGAGCCTTGGCAAAAACCCTGGAATTCTTCTGCTAAATTGCCTTGGGTTTTGTGA
- a CDS encoding DUF819 domain-containing protein, translating to MSDDCCLLFPVPCSLFPTSRRSLFLKYMATSLINPNQDFALWAVLLSAATIGFWAERTPWGAKLSGAVVTILVTFILSNLRIIPPDAPAYGVVWSYLVPLAIPLLLFQADLFRIVREAGPTLIAYGIGAVGTILGTVVAYYLIPLGEEGWKLAAIFCATYIGGSVNFAATAESTGLRAGDLLSAGVAADNLVMTLYFLVLFSLPSIKWLRGIFPTQRSHENSNSSQFSIFDSQSRQQLSVMQISLALAISMIACAVGYGLASWLGFNKGGILVVTVLIVMLATVFPSYLGRITAAEKIGYLLMQVFFAVIGASANVEIVLRVGSVLFIFAGLILAIHLLVLLGVGRLLGLDLAELVIASNANMGGPTTAAAMATARQWDKLVTPAILCGTLGYAVATFIGVGLGNFVRSLG from the coding sequence TTGTCTGATGATTGTTGTCTACTGTTCCCTGTTCCGTGTTCCCTGTTCCCGACTTCTAGAAGAAGTCTATTCCTAAAATACATGGCAACCTCTCTTATAAATCCTAATCAAGATTTCGCTCTATGGGCTGTGTTGCTGTCAGCAGCAACAATTGGATTCTGGGCAGAACGTACTCCTTGGGGAGCTAAACTATCTGGGGCGGTTGTCACCATTTTAGTAACCTTCATCCTATCTAATCTGAGGATTATTCCACCGGATGCTCCCGCCTATGGCGTGGTTTGGTCTTATTTAGTTCCTTTAGCTATTCCTTTACTACTATTCCAAGCTGATTTGTTTCGGATTGTGCGAGAGGCTGGACCTACTTTAATTGCTTATGGAATTGGTGCAGTGGGAACAATCTTAGGCACAGTAGTAGCTTACTATCTGATTCCTTTAGGAGAAGAAGGTTGGAAGTTGGCAGCAATTTTTTGTGCTACTTATATTGGTGGTTCTGTTAATTTTGCTGCAACCGCTGAAAGCACTGGATTAAGAGCAGGAGATTTACTGAGTGCCGGGGTCGCAGCAGATAATTTAGTGATGACTTTGTACTTTTTAGTGCTCTTTTCTTTACCTTCAATCAAGTGGCTACGGGGAATTTTTCCTACCCAGCGCTCCCATGAGAATTCTAATTCTAGCCAGTTTAGTATCTTTGACTCCCAGTCTCGACAACAACTCTCTGTTATGCAAATCAGTTTGGCATTAGCGATTAGTATGATTGCTTGTGCTGTAGGTTATGGTCTCGCTAGCTGGTTGGGCTTCAACAAAGGGGGAATTCTGGTAGTAACAGTTTTAATAGTAATGCTAGCGACAGTATTCCCAAGCTATTTGGGTAGGATAACCGCAGCAGAAAAAATTGGCTATCTGCTGATGCAGGTATTTTTTGCTGTAATTGGAGCCAGCGCTAATGTGGAAATAGTGCTACGAGTCGGATCAGTTCTGTTTATCTTTGCTGGATTAATTCTCGCCATCCATTTGTTAGTGCTACTGGGAGTTGGACGATTGCTGGGTTTAGATTTAGCTGAGTTAGTAATTGCGTCCAATGCTAATATGGGTGGGCCAACTACAGCAGCGGCTATGGCGACAGCACGGCAGTGGGATAAACTTGTTACTCCTGCTATTCTTTGCGGTACTCTGGGTTATGCTGTTGCTACGTTTATTGGTGTAGGGTTAGGGAATTTTGTGCGGTCTTTGGGTTGA